One genomic window of Caldivirga maquilingensis IC-167 includes the following:
- a CDS encoding ABC transporter substrate-binding protein: protein MSRSIIPYVLASIAVAALITVILGGHIAYAASSPQIIVAAPTTVIYAPGTPVYNPYAPSNLVSSAETYLPLAIYDPFTGQFYPVLAENWTVQVLPNGSSILTIYLRPGLYWYNGSATMPFTAWDVYAYFYIGIKAFDWYTPWINLTYVDSDIRVLNNYTIQFLFQKWTPMIPYWMLPSWISTPYPAWKPIVDKLKTMNYTQAAKYSTNITEFVAPYWGLNPYYLSYISTTYFDYTLEPSSILNAWLQVFPVNSFFLYNPTAIEWYVGGNTQAFTAFLAGKANWGFVGLSLQQVATLNKSSTVGVYLSPDFSAFGITINPQYGWPYNDPIFREALCYVFNRTSVVAAWGFFNPDYYPAPVLPSTVDSYPSSFSDVLIPCSYNPSKATQMLESIGLKKIGNYWSFPNGTPITLYVYGPSGWQDWMTMAGEAVEQLSAFGFKASLIGQDTGVYWGTTIPQSMYQAAISWKTYVKNLISAWTFLNWPWWVFGTAIQPYTNHSVFPFAWPNGTCTPVTAPASLNLPNSTVVWCVNSTSGYINLTNWQVFFGASAPGSEPYDLAVKTLFAWYDYYVPVIPLGEKIEPLEYAKSLIDPMWLYNCLPFYTRETLIYENDLPGMTFGWPVNVIGGLFFGAWAPPGQVPPLAQVIVNGSLWTKYPQFAAFIGLPNPDTSIQACVASYFHTTYTPVTTTTTSTTTTTTTTSTTTTTTTPVTTTSTTTATTTTTATTTTTAVSTVTSTVTSTAVSTVTSTATTTAVSTVTVTKPVISTALIAGIVIIVIVIAVVAAVIALRRR, encoded by the coding sequence ATGAGTAGGTCAATAATTCCTTACGTACTGGCCTCAATAGCAGTAGCCGCCTTAATCACAGTAATCCTTGGGGGTCATATCGCCTATGCAGCTTCGTCTCCTCAAATAATAGTGGCTGCACCAACAACAGTCATTTATGCTCCAGGTACTCCAGTGTATAATCCGTATGCCCCAAGTAACCTGGTTAGTTCAGCAGAGACTTATCTGCCTCTAGCCATTTATGACCCATTTACTGGTCAATTCTATCCTGTTTTGGCTGAGAATTGGACTGTTCAAGTTCTTCCTAATGGTTCAAGTATATTAACGATTTACCTTAGGCCTGGCTTATACTGGTATAATGGCTCAGCTACAATGCCCTTCACCGCATGGGACGTTTACGCATACTTCTACATTGGTATTAAGGCCTTTGACTGGTATACACCGTGGATTAACTTAACTTACGTGGATAGTGATATTAGGGTTTTAAACAATTATACTATTCAATTCCTATTCCAGAAGTGGACACCAATGATACCGTACTGGATGCTTCCAAGCTGGATAAGCACACCATACCCGGCATGGAAACCAATAGTGGATAAACTCAAGACAATGAATTACACGCAGGCAGCTAAATACTCAACAAATATTACTGAGTTCGTTGCACCGTACTGGGGCCTTAACCCATACTACTTATCCTACATAAGCACAACTTACTTCGACTACACCCTAGAGCCATCAAGCATACTTAATGCCTGGCTTCAAGTATTCCCAGTGAACAGCTTCTTCCTCTACAACCCAACAGCCATAGAGTGGTATGTTGGTGGTAATACTCAGGCATTCACCGCCTTCCTCGCTGGTAAGGCTAACTGGGGCTTCGTCGGCTTATCACTACAGCAGGTAGCTACGCTTAATAAGAGTAGTACCGTTGGTGTTTACCTGAGTCCAGACTTCTCCGCATTCGGCATAACCATTAATCCTCAGTATGGTTGGCCTTATAATGACCCAATATTCAGGGAGGCATTATGCTATGTTTTTAATAGGACATCTGTGGTGGCGGCATGGGGATTTTTCAATCCAGACTACTACCCAGCACCAGTGTTACCATCCACAGTCGATTCATATCCATCAAGCTTCAGTGATGTCCTAATACCATGCTCCTACAACCCAAGTAAGGCTACTCAAATGCTTGAGAGTATTGGTTTGAAGAAGATCGGTAATTACTGGAGCTTCCCGAATGGTACTCCAATAACGCTTTATGTTTATGGGCCTAGTGGTTGGCAGGATTGGATGACAATGGCTGGTGAGGCTGTTGAGCAATTATCAGCATTCGGCTTTAAGGCAAGTCTAATAGGGCAGGATACTGGTGTATACTGGGGCACCACTATACCGCAAAGCATGTACCAAGCCGCAATAAGCTGGAAGACTTACGTTAAGAATTTAATCAGTGCTTGGACATTCCTTAATTGGCCATGGTGGGTGTTCGGTACCGCGATACAGCCATACACTAACCATAGCGTGTTCCCATTCGCTTGGCCTAATGGAACATGCACGCCAGTCACTGCACCAGCATCATTGAATCTACCCAATAGCACAGTAGTATGGTGTGTTAATTCAACATCCGGCTACATTAACTTAACCAACTGGCAAGTATTCTTCGGTGCAAGTGCGCCAGGTAGTGAACCATATGATTTAGCGGTTAAGACTTTGTTCGCATGGTACGACTACTACGTGCCAGTGATACCGCTTGGCGAGAAGATTGAGCCCCTTGAGTATGCTAAGAGTCTAATAGACCCAATGTGGCTTTATAATTGTCTACCATTCTATACCCGTGAGACTCTAATCTATGAGAATGATTTACCTGGTATGACATTTGGATGGCCTGTTAATGTAATTGGTGGTTTATTCTTCGGAGCATGGGCACCACCAGGTCAAGTACCACCGTTAGCTCAAGTCATTGTTAATGGTTCGTTGTGGACTAAGTATCCTCAGTTTGCGGCTTTCATTGGTTTACCTAACCCAGATACATCAATACAGGCTTGTGTAGCATCATACTTCCACACAACATACACTCCAGTAACTACAACCACTACTTCAACTACTACGACCACTACTACTACTTCAACCACCACAACTACTACTACGCCGGTGACTACTACTTCAACGACTACTGCCACAACCACTACTACTGCTACAACAACCACTACGGCTGTTAGCACTGTTACAAGCACAGTAACCAGTACAGCCGTAAGCACTGTAACATCAACAGCAACCACTACGGCAGTATCCACAGTAACCGTGACTAAACCAGTAATATCAACAGCACTAATAGCAGGAATAGTAATAATAGTAATCGTAATAGCAGTAGTGGCTGCTGTAATAGCATTAAGAAGAAGATAA
- a CDS encoding imidazoleglycerol-phosphate dehydratase: MPRSAVVERRTKETEVKVELSLEPGEVNVDTPVKFLNHMVETLIFYMGASGRVKAIDLRGFDDHHVVEDVAIVLGSTLDKALGDRTGLARFGWAIIPMDDALTLASVDLGGRVYFMFKGSFTRETVGDMATEMVPHFIRSLASSLRATIHVNVMWGENNHHIAESVFKALGLAIGQAIQVKGGGVPSLKGVL; encoded by the coding sequence GTGCCTAGGAGCGCAGTGGTTGAGCGTAGGACTAAGGAGACTGAGGTTAAGGTTGAGTTAAGCCTAGAGCCAGGTGAGGTTAACGTTGACACACCGGTTAAGTTCCTTAACCACATGGTTGAGACACTCATATTCTACATGGGGGCCTCAGGGAGGGTTAAGGCAATTGACCTAAGGGGCTTCGATGACCATCACGTTGTTGAGGACGTCGCCATAGTGCTTGGCTCAACCCTAGATAAGGCACTCGGCGATAGGACTGGGTTAGCTAGGTTTGGTTGGGCTATAATACCCATGGATGATGCATTAACCCTAGCCTCAGTGGACCTGGGTGGTAGGGTTTACTTCATGTTTAAGGGCTCCTTCACAAGGGAGACCGTGGGCGACATGGCTACTGAAATGGTGCCCCACTTCATTAGGAGCCTAGCCTCATCACTCAGGGCTACAATACACGTTAACGTAATGTGGGGTGAGAATAACCACCACATAGCCGAGTCCGTGTTTAAGGCATTGGGCTTAGCCATTGGTCAAGCGATACAGGTTAAGGGTGGTGGAGTACCGAGTTTGAAGGGGGTTTTATGA
- a CDS encoding SDR family oxidoreductase, whose protein sequence is MYPDLRGKVVIVTGGSSGIGLAIVRRFIEEGSLVVNFDVKEPRDNASEFIKVDVSNHGEVNDAVNRVAGKYNRIDVLVNNAGIELYGRVHDIDLRDWNRVINVNVNGAFYMARSVIPIMLKTGGGVIINVASVQSTVATRNAAAYVVSKHALLGLTRAIAVDYAPLIRAVAVCPGSILTPLLVWAAELEVGHDEEAIRRKINEWGSLHPMGRVGEPEEVANVVAFLASQQASFITGTCVYVDGGLTALLPQSTPRPKT, encoded by the coding sequence ATGTACCCGGATTTGAGGGGTAAGGTTGTTATCGTAACCGGTGGCTCAAGTGGAATCGGTCTAGCCATAGTGAGGAGGTTCATTGAGGAGGGTTCACTCGTGGTTAACTTTGATGTTAAGGAGCCTAGGGATAATGCGTCAGAGTTCATTAAGGTTGATGTTTCAAACCACGGGGAGGTTAATGATGCGGTTAATAGGGTTGCTGGTAAGTATAATCGCATTGATGTTCTAGTTAACAACGCTGGTATTGAGCTTTACGGTAGGGTTCATGACATTGATTTAAGAGACTGGAATAGGGTTATTAACGTTAATGTAAATGGCGCCTTCTACATGGCTAGGAGTGTAATACCCATTATGCTTAAGACTGGGGGTGGGGTTATTATAAATGTTGCCTCAGTCCAGTCAACAGTAGCCACCAGGAATGCGGCTGCGTACGTGGTTTCCAAGCACGCACTACTGGGTTTAACTAGAGCAATAGCTGTTGACTACGCACCATTAATTAGGGCTGTTGCTGTGTGTCCAGGATCAATACTAACGCCATTGCTCGTATGGGCTGCTGAACTTGAGGTTGGTCATGATGAGGAGGCCATTAGACGCAAGATTAACGAGTGGGGTAGCCTACACCCAATGGGTAGGGTTGGTGAACCGGAGGAGGTTGCCAACGTGGTAGCGTTCCTAGCTTCGCAGCAGGCATCATTCATAACGGGCACATGCGTCTACGTGGATGGTGGATTAACAGCATTATTACCACAATCAACACCAAGGCCGAAAACGTAA
- the hisH gene encoding imidazole glycerol phosphate synthase subunit HisH, whose amino-acid sequence MVKVGVVNYGVGNVGSIFNALRRIEAEPLLINNTADLRSVDAVILPGVGSFNSAMVNLSRLTDELNRVRGSSPILGICLGLQLMFKGSDEGELRGLGWYDGWVNRIRGPRVPHIGWDYVKLSGDCNLGVARGYYYFMHSYAVVNPVNEPPFVGFTKYGDSTILSVLCDEGNATYGTQFHPEKSGKLGLSILNGLVNLARR is encoded by the coding sequence GTGGTTAAGGTTGGGGTTGTTAACTACGGTGTGGGTAATGTTGGAAGCATCTTCAATGCCCTACGTAGGATTGAGGCTGAACCACTATTAATCAATAATACCGCTGACTTAAGGAGCGTGGACGCCGTAATACTCCCTGGGGTTGGTTCCTTTAACTCAGCTATGGTTAATTTAAGTAGGTTAACTGATGAATTAAACAGGGTTAGGGGGAGTTCACCCATATTGGGCATATGCCTAGGCCTACAGTTAATGTTCAAGGGTAGTGATGAGGGGGAGTTAAGGGGCTTGGGTTGGTATGATGGTTGGGTTAATAGGATTAGGGGGCCAAGGGTGCCTCACATTGGTTGGGATTACGTTAAGTTAAGTGGGGATTGTAACCTAGGGGTGGCTAGGGGTTACTACTACTTCATGCATAGTTACGCAGTGGTTAACCCGGTTAATGAACCCCCATTTGTCGGCTTCACTAAGTACGGTGACTCAACAATACTGAGCGTACTCTGCGATGAGGGTAACGCCACCTACGGTACCCAATTCCACCCTGAGAAGAGTGGGAAATTAGGCTTAAGTATTCTGAATGGCTTAGTTAATTTAGCTAGGAGGTGA
- the hisG gene encoding ATP phosphoribosyltransferase, whose amino-acid sequence MAIPSKGRLVEPVMSLLNYVGIKPQSMDDRALVLPTSWRSLSLIRIRPEDIPSVVESNSAIMGITGLDYVVENGASVNVVERLGFGRGRIVIAVPSGSGISSIDEIKDGFRLATKYVNITSAYFSKLGRRVRIVRISGSAEVMPLLNVADGIVDVMSTGTTLRLHGLKPIGVIMESEAVLVTPRELNGDEREFVDKFLILMRGALASNGRKLILMNVPEEDLAAVLKVLPAMEGPTVADVASGKPMKEVISVVPEESIPDLLPLLKRAGAKDILVLSIEKVIP is encoded by the coding sequence ATGGCAATCCCATCCAAGGGACGACTCGTGGAGCCTGTCATGAGTCTCCTAAACTACGTTGGCATTAAGCCTCAGTCAATGGATGATAGGGCCCTTGTACTCCCAACAAGTTGGCGTTCACTCAGTTTAATAAGGATTAGGCCAGAGGACATACCCAGTGTTGTTGAGTCAAACTCAGCCATAATGGGTATAACGGGCCTAGACTATGTTGTTGAGAACGGTGCCTCGGTGAATGTTGTTGAGAGGCTTGGGTTCGGTAGGGGGAGGATTGTTATTGCTGTGCCTTCAGGTTCAGGGATTAGTAGTATTGATGAGATTAAGGATGGGTTTAGGTTAGCCACAAAGTACGTTAACATAACAAGCGCCTACTTCAGTAAACTGGGTAGGAGGGTTAGGATTGTTAGAATATCCGGTAGCGCTGAAGTAATGCCACTGCTTAATGTAGCTGACGGTATTGTTGACGTTATGTCAACTGGCACGACGCTTAGGCTCCATGGCCTTAAGCCAATTGGCGTAATCATGGAGAGTGAAGCCGTCTTAGTTACCCCAAGGGAATTGAATGGTGATGAGAGGGAATTCGTGGATAAATTCCTAATACTAATGAGGGGTGCCTTAGCGTCAAACGGTAGGAAGCTAATCCTAATGAATGTCCCTGAAGAGGACTTAGCCGCGGTGCTTAAAGTCCTCCCAGCAATGGAGGGGCCCACTGTGGCTGATGTTGCATCAGGTAAACCCATGAAGGAGGTTATATCAGTTGTCCCAGAGGAATCAATACCTGACCTACTCCCACTGTTGAAGAGGGCTGGGGCTAAGGATATATTAGTGTTGAGTATTGAGAAGGTGATACCGTGA
- the hisD gene encoding histidinol dehydrogenase yields the protein MRVSRGDLLSLLRKATDMDQYVDRVRGIINDVKEHGDEALLRLTSELDGVKLSSIELSQSELRALASGIEPRVREALDEVMASVESFNTGVKPRDFEDYHRGLRRGVKWVPLSRVGLYVPKGYFSTLVMTGVLAKVAGVEEIIAVTPPRRDGLIDPEIAYVALRLNARVFRVGGAQAVAALAFGTESVPRVDKIIGPGNAYVQAAKLLVSSHVGIDGVEGPTELVTCADPGIKPITVALDLAAQLEHAGAVGVVVTWSEGYLTAIEDELSKLTNAPYFSTLVNEPSECVNVINEVAPEHASIWGVKIPIEGIRNAGAVSIMAPSALVDYAAGPSHVLPTGGSARWRGVLTPMDFMKPIAYVEPTSGDEARRLGELGAVLGLREGFRRHSEALTNWINEE from the coding sequence GTGAGGGTTAGTAGGGGGGATTTACTAAGCCTCTTAAGGAAGGCCACCGACATGGATCAGTACGTTGATAGGGTTAGGGGTATTATTAATGATGTTAAGGAGCATGGTGATGAGGCATTACTCAGATTAACAAGTGAACTGGATGGCGTTAAGTTAAGCTCCATTGAGTTGAGTCAAAGTGAATTGAGGGCATTAGCCAGTGGTATTGAGCCAAGGGTTAGGGAGGCTTTGGATGAGGTAATGGCCTCGGTGGAGTCTTTCAATACTGGTGTTAAGCCAAGGGACTTTGAGGATTACCACAGGGGCTTGAGGAGGGGGGTTAAGTGGGTGCCTTTAAGTAGAGTTGGCTTATACGTGCCTAAGGGCTACTTCTCAACACTGGTTATGACAGGGGTCTTAGCTAAGGTGGCTGGTGTTGAGGAGATAATTGCTGTGACACCACCTAGGCGTGATGGCTTAATTGATCCTGAAATCGCCTACGTGGCCTTAAGGTTGAATGCAAGGGTTTTCAGGGTTGGTGGGGCGCAGGCCGTGGCTGCATTAGCCTTCGGCACCGAGTCGGTGCCAAGGGTGGATAAGATTATTGGTCCAGGTAACGCCTACGTGCAGGCGGCTAAGCTACTGGTTTCAAGCCACGTGGGTATTGATGGTGTAGAAGGACCCACTGAATTAGTAACCTGCGCTGACCCAGGTATTAAACCAATCACCGTGGCCCTGGACTTGGCTGCTCAACTTGAGCACGCCGGGGCAGTGGGTGTGGTGGTTACTTGGAGTGAAGGGTACTTAACGGCTATTGAAGATGAGTTAAGTAAGTTAACTAATGCACCATACTTCTCAACACTGGTTAATGAACCTAGTGAATGCGTTAACGTGATTAATGAGGTGGCGCCGGAGCATGCATCAATATGGGGTGTTAAAATACCCATTGAGGGTATTAGGAATGCTGGGGCAGTATCAATAATGGCTCCCTCAGCCCTAGTGGATTACGCCGCTGGGCCAAGCCACGTCCTGCCCACGGGTGGTTCAGCTAGGTGGAGGGGTGTTTTAACGCCAATGGACTTCATGAAACCCATAGCCTACGTGGAACCCACCAGTGGGGATGAGGCTAGGAGGCTTGGTGAATTAGGGGCAGTACTGGGTTTAAGGGAGGGGTTTAGGAGGCATTCAGAGGCATTAACGAATTGGATTAACGAGGAGTGA
- the hisF gene encoding imidazole glycerol phosphate synthase subunit HisF, whose translation MTRPIGLVRRIIPCMDVDADIVVKGVNFEGLRVMGDPVELASRYEEEGADELFLLDITATVQGRSTFLETVRNVAAAVSIPLGVGGGIRGMEDADAAFKAGADKVSINTAAVKDPSIVAKLSREYGSQSVVVAIDTRRINNEWRVFIMGGRRETLLNAVDWARTVEELGAGELLVTSIDADGTRAGYDIELYRRLADAVNIPVIASGGAGEPSHFLEVLKYADAALAASVFHMGVINISILKAYLSELGIRVRI comes from the coding sequence ATGACTAGGCCAATTGGATTGGTTAGGCGTATAATACCCTGCATGGATGTTGACGCAGACATTGTGGTTAAGGGGGTTAACTTCGAGGGGCTTAGGGTAATGGGTGATCCAGTGGAGTTGGCTTCAAGGTATGAGGAGGAGGGGGCTGATGAATTATTCCTACTAGACATAACCGCCACAGTGCAGGGTAGGTCAACATTCCTTGAAACAGTACGCAACGTGGCCGCTGCAGTAAGCATACCCCTAGGGGTTGGTGGGGGTATTAGGGGTATGGAGGATGCTGACGCAGCCTTCAAGGCTGGTGCAGATAAAGTTAGTATCAATACTGCAGCGGTTAAGGATCCCAGCATAGTGGCTAAGTTATCTAGGGAGTATGGGTCCCAGTCAGTGGTTGTTGCAATTGACACCAGGAGGATTAATAATGAGTGGAGGGTTTTCATAATGGGGGGTAGGCGGGAAACACTACTTAACGCCGTTGATTGGGCTAGAACAGTTGAGGAGCTTGGGGCCGGGGAATTACTGGTGACTAGTATTGATGCTGATGGAACCAGGGCAGGCTACGATATTGAATTATACAGGAGGTTGGCTGATGCAGTTAACATACCGGTAATAGCAAGTGGAGGTGCTGGGGAGCCTAGTCACTTCCTTGAGGTTCTTAAGTACGCTGATGCTGCATTGGCTGCAAGCGTGTTTCACATGGGTGTAATAAACATCTCGATACTCAAAGCCTACTTATCAGAGTTAGGCATTAGGGTACGCATTTAG
- the hisE gene encoding phosphoribosyl-ATP diphosphatase, whose product MDDCDFLKVLEGVIDDRIKTKRQGSYTYSLYVGGVSLISKKVGEEAVEVAVAAMAKDKDWVVRESADLMYHLLVLLRVMGLSLSDICRELRRRHEGEGSG is encoded by the coding sequence GTGGATGATTGCGACTTCCTTAAGGTGCTGGAGGGCGTGATTGATGATAGAATTAAGACTAAGAGGCAGGGTAGTTACACTTACTCACTCTACGTGGGTGGGGTTAGTTTAATCAGTAAGAAGGTGGGTGAGGAGGCTGTGGAGGTTGCCGTGGCGGCTATGGCTAAGGATAAGGATTGGGTTGTTAGGGAGTCAGCTGACCTAATGTATCATCTACTAGTCCTACTGAGGGTTATGGGGCTTAGTTTAAGCGACATATGCAGGGAGTTGAGGAGGAGGCATGAGGGTGAGGGGAGTGGTTAA
- a CDS encoding SPFH domain-containing protein: MSIRAQVISTVNEKGIDEMGPNDLIVKYHSVDVRTRSRLIVYSNQKAVVRFQGQITGVFDPGAHDLQTPANPVSQFFARLQYSGNLPWEVEVLYVSTARHEARSEGSTQTKELVPMRYQVAYYFVISDPVKFINSIQFSELKYTVNDFAVFLSPIVDQSVSQVLNMTSLSEIYANLHKVTDAVTASLRSVMDEMGVNLLTCRIVRLEPEDETMRRIIQFTAIGLDPTTAIRARLAEIMAQRSDPAATNMMLGVPYYPINLVIGGAGVLPQIQQIPPSVKPSEKPRERREEE; the protein is encoded by the coding sequence ATGTCTATAAGGGCACAGGTAATATCAACTGTAAATGAAAAGGGTATTGACGAAATGGGTCCTAATGACCTAATCGTCAAGTATCATTCAGTTGACGTGAGGACTAGGTCAAGGCTAATAGTTTACTCAAACCAGAAAGCAGTAGTCAGGTTCCAAGGCCAGATAACGGGTGTATTTGACCCAGGTGCCCATGACCTACAAACCCCAGCTAACCCTGTTTCACAATTCTTCGCCAGGCTTCAATACTCAGGTAACCTACCATGGGAGGTGGAGGTGCTTTACGTTAGCACTGCTCGCCATGAGGCTAGGAGTGAGGGCTCAACGCAAACTAAGGAGCTTGTACCAATGAGATACCAGGTAGCCTACTACTTCGTAATATCAGATCCAGTTAAGTTCATTAACTCAATCCAGTTCAGTGAACTTAAGTACACTGTTAATGATTTCGCAGTATTCCTATCCCCTATAGTTGATCAATCAGTCTCCCAGGTGCTTAACATGACTTCACTAAGCGAGATCTACGCTAATCTACATAAGGTAACCGACGCCGTAACAGCATCCCTTAGGTCAGTGATGGATGAGATGGGTGTTAACCTACTCACCTGCAGGATTGTTAGGCTTGAGCCTGAGGATGAGACCATGAGGAGGATAATACAGTTCACTGCCATTGGTCTAGACCCAACCACGGCCATTAGGGCTAGGTTAGCTGAAATAATGGCTCAACGCTCAGACCCAGCTGCAACAAACATGATGCTTGGCGTACCCTACTACCCAATAAACCTAGTTATCGGTGGGGCTGGTGTACTGCCCCAGATTCAGCAAATTCCACCAAGCGTTAAGCCCAGTGAGAAGCCTAGGGAGAGGAGGGAGGAGGAGTAG
- a CDS encoding pyridoxal phosphate-dependent aminotransferase, which produces MAKWRDVLGIGFYEEPNVGFNAYRLHFNENLFLPREYYESILSVLLDPDLIRYYTEPLNPTLNELIAKHINVDAGNVFATAGGDEGIRLLTQFALHGNRKLLIIEPTYSMPRAIAESMGIRVEESVLNPDYQLNVEDIVKKSHDADVVYLCNPNNPTGNVFNKSDIEYLASRLNSLIIIDEAYADFAGLTLINLIKHYDNVAVVRTFSKAWGLAGLRIGYVVGSEVIIEGLRRISLPHNIPYPSIAMLSKALQLRHYVEESIREMIKVREYLYGRFSELGLRPLGSVTNFITFHVFKPNEVYEGLFKRGFILRNLSGKVMCEDCLRATIPPMHIAEELINNLEALMKSHLMDT; this is translated from the coding sequence GTGGCTAAATGGAGGGATGTCCTAGGTATTGGTTTCTACGAGGAACCTAACGTTGGGTTTAATGCGTATAGGCTTCACTTCAATGAGAACCTATTCCTACCCAGGGAGTACTATGAAAGCATCCTCAGTGTATTACTGGATCCTGACTTAATTAGGTACTACACCGAGCCCCTTAACCCAACACTTAACGAGCTCATAGCCAAACACATTAACGTGGATGCTGGCAACGTATTCGCCACTGCTGGTGGTGATGAGGGTATTAGGCTACTTACCCAATTCGCACTGCACGGTAACCGTAAACTACTCATCATTGAACCCACCTACTCAATGCCTAGAGCCATCGCTGAATCCATGGGTATTAGGGTTGAGGAATCAGTGCTTAACCCAGACTACCAACTTAATGTTGAGGATATTGTTAAGAAGAGTCATGATGCTGACGTAGTCTACTTATGCAACCCAAATAACCCAACCGGTAACGTATTCAATAAGAGTGATATCGAGTACTTGGCTTCAAGGCTCAACTCACTCATAATCATTGATGAAGCCTACGCCGACTTCGCAGGCCTCACTCTAATTAACTTAATTAAACATTACGATAATGTTGCTGTTGTTAGGACATTCTCAAAGGCATGGGGACTGGCTGGGCTTAGGATTGGTTATGTTGTAGGCTCCGAGGTAATTATTGAGGGGCTTAGGAGGATTTCACTACCACACAATATACCATACCCATCAATAGCCATGTTAAGTAAGGCACTACAGCTTAGGCATTATGTTGAGGAGAGTATACGTGAAATGATTAAGGTTAGGGAGTATTTGTATGGGAGGTTTAGTGAACTAGGTCTAAGACCATTAGGTTCAGTGACCAACTTCATAACATTCCACGTGTTTAAGCCGAATGAAGTGTATGAGGGGTTGTTTAAGAGGGGCTTCATACTAAGGAACCTAAGCGGTAAAGTAATGTGTGAGGACTGCTTGAGAGCAACAATACCACCAATGCATATTGCTGAGGAATTAATTAATAACTTGGAGGCATTAATGAAGTCTCACCTAATGGATACTTAA
- a CDS encoding HisA/HisF-related TIM barrel protein — protein MSRLVIPSIDLSNGLVVKRVRGVKGSELVKLNLNEALSLVKDYPFIHVVDLNGAELGKPINVDSIAKIGATVNGRCEVGGGVRVIEDAELLLKYCSRVVLGTVAVENPALLLNMINRLGVDKVAVSLDTDGEWLMTRGWGVRARRIMDALSNLPRVSAVIYTNVSVEGTGMGPRVNGELVKRLRDIGKEVYYAGGVSSCSDVEYLWGLGFDGVIIGYALYVKGVRCSA, from the coding sequence GTGAGTAGGCTAGTAATACCATCAATTGACTTAAGCAATGGCCTAGTGGTTAAGAGGGTGAGGGGGGTTAAGGGTAGTGAATTAGTTAAGCTAAACCTAAATGAGGCATTAAGCCTAGTTAAGGATTACCCATTCATACACGTTGTTGACTTAAATGGGGCTGAGTTAGGTAAGCCTATTAACGTGGATTCAATAGCAAAGATAGGGGCCACTGTTAACGGGAGGTGTGAGGTTGGGGGTGGGGTTAGGGTTATTGAGGATGCTGAACTACTTCTAAAATACTGCTCAAGGGTCGTACTGGGTACCGTGGCCGTGGAGAACCCAGCCTTACTGCTTAACATGATTAATAGGCTTGGGGTTGATAAGGTTGCCGTATCCCTCGACACTGATGGTGAATGGTTAATGACGAGGGGATGGGGGGTTAGGGCTAGGAGGATAATGGATGCTTTAAGCAACCTACCCAGGGTTAGTGCAGTGATCTACACTAACGTGAGTGTTGAGGGTACTGGAATGGGGCCTAGGGTTAATGGTGAATTAGTTAAGAGGCTTAGGGATATTGGGAAGGAGGTCTACTACGCAGGCGGCGTATCAAGTTGCAGTGACGTGGAGTACCTATGGGGCTTAGGCTTTGACGGAGTCATAATAGGCTACGCACTCTACGTTAAGGGGGTGAGGTGCAGTGCCTAG
- the hisI gene encoding phosphoribosyl-AMP cyclohydrolase: MLPNGVNVLKLSPEEASKIAESLLYRHTDGTVVAVAQDYLTKDVLMVANMNKEAVFKTLTTGMVHYWSLSRRRLWLKGETSGHYQYLIDYRIDCDGDALLLKVYQVGNACHLGTRSCFDARYVNRIHL, translated from the coding sequence ATGCTGCCTAATGGTGTTAATGTACTTAAGTTAAGCCCAGAGGAGGCTTCTAAGATTGCTGAATCCCTACTGTATAGGCATACTGATGGAACCGTCGTGGCCGTGGCCCAGGATTACTTAACTAAGGATGTGTTAATGGTTGCGAACATGAATAAGGAAGCCGTTTTCAAAACATTAACCACAGGAATGGTTCACTACTGGTCCCTAAGCCGTAGGAGGCTTTGGTTAAAGGGGGAGACAAGCGGCCACTACCAGTATTTAATTGATTACAGGATTGACTGCGATGGTGATGCATTACTGCTTAAGGTTTACCAAGTGGGTAACGCATGCCACCTAGGTACTAGGTCCTGTTTCGACGCCAGGTACGTGAATAGGATTCATTTATAG